The Rhopalosiphum maidis isolate BTI-1 chromosome 1, ASM367621v3, whole genome shotgun sequence genome has a segment encoding these proteins:
- the LOC113556703 gene encoding uncharacterized protein LOC113556703 produces the protein MIFGPKLVIGFILWALEYKETNGHGRLIEPPSRASMWRYGFNTPPNYNDNELYCGGFTRQYQTNGGKCGICGDPWDAPQPRQHEAGGKYGQGVIVRRYKIGQPVIVRIELTANHRGYFEFRLCPNNAPKQVASQSCLDKYVLRRVKTKDAIEAFHDTRFYPGTENKVYEMRYLLPDSLTCSQCVLQWKYIAGNNWGECANGTSAVGCGPQEEFRACADISVSDRDGTVDTSPYPTPITITTSTTSVTEIVDTNEIPDTTEHHKPQSTGFSLAIFIISIILLTLGFILMVFMFVYWYFYHAGDTIKSWWRRMAESSYSCMRKSVNEEKKTGKNEQPVPPPRVKKTMIGFKGVPDNLV, from the exons ATGATATTTGGACCAAAACTGGTTATTGGATTTATCCTATGGGCGCTAGAGTACAAAGAAACCAATGGACACGGACGACTAATTGAACCACCCTCCAGAGCATCTATGTGGag ATATGGCTTCAATACACCACCAAATTACAATGACAACGAATTGTATTGTGGTGGCTTTACGAGACAGTATCAGACGAATGGAGGCAAATGCGGTATATGCGGCGACCCATGGGACGCTCCacag CCGAGACAACACGAAGCTGGCGGAAAGTACGGACAAGGAGTGATCGTGCGCCGTTACAAAATCGGACAGCCAGTAATTGTACGCATCGAGCTGACGGCTAACCACCGCGGGTACTTCGAATTCAGGCTGTGTCCGAACAACGCGCCCAAGCAAGTGGCCAGCCAGTCGTGTCTGGACAAGTACGTATTGCGGAGGGTTAAGACCAAGGACGCCATCGAAGCGTTCCACGACACTCGATTTTATCCAGGTACAGAGAACAAGGTGTACGAAATGAGATACCTGTTGCCGGACAGTTTGACATGCAGCCAGTGCGTATTGCAATGGAAGTATATTGCGGGCAACAATTGGGGCGAGTGTGCGAATGGCACCAGTGCGGTTGGCTGCGGGCCGCAAGAGGAGTTCCGGGCGTGCGCTGATATCTCGGTGTCCGACAGAGATGGTACAGTCGATACGTCACCATATCCAACACCTATTACAATAACGACGTCGACTACCAGTGTCACTGAGATTGTTGACACCAACGAGATACCAGACACGACGGAACATCATAAGCCACAATCTACAGGATTCAGCTTGGCCATATTTATCAtatctattatactattgacATTGGGTTTCATTTTAATGGTATTCATGTTTGTGTATTGGTACTTCTATCACGCTGGAGACACTATAAAATCATGGTGGAGAAGAATGGCCGAATCATCTTATTCTTGTATGAGAAAAAGTgtaaatgaagaaaaaaagacGGGCAAAAATGAGCAGCCTGTACCACCCCCTAGGGTTAAGAAGACTATGATAGGTTTCAAAGGTGTACCCGACAATCTAGTATAa